The following proteins are co-located in the Poecile atricapillus isolate bPoeAtr1 chromosome 2, bPoeAtr1.hap1, whole genome shotgun sequence genome:
- the LOC131575657 gene encoding glyoxylate/hydroxypyruvate reductase B-like isoform X3, with translation MFRSKALSLLKLIPLMSGQSNLAYKFIHPVIACHGHRCHRSVIYKQWYRTRPHSAGRRTISAGTKVMAQGELPGVLILDIGGTHGVLEDLAALLKKHFHLITMKEFLGNKEEMSKKIQSVFVFECRPTIDRELLESLPNLKVIGNSGVGVDHLDLKMISSFGVKVTNTPNAVADPTADIGMALMLASARRLVEGCQIAVSPDTKYFAVDWLGVEVSRATLGIIGMGSIGYKVAQRARAFNMRILYHNRNRRRKEEEEAVGAHYCAKMEDLLQQSDFVMLVVNLTPETHKLIGRKELGLMKPTATLINISRGAVIDQDALVEALRNKVIRAAALDVTYPEPLPRDHPLLNLNNVIITPHIGTATVQAIHMMAEEAIANILAVLNDQPIPSEVFPK, from the exons ATGTTCAGGAGCAAAGCATTGAGTCTGTTGAAACTGATTCCCTTGATGTCTGGCCAGTCAAATTTGGCTTACAAATTTATTCATCCAGTTATTGCTTGTCATGGACATCGCTGTCACAGAAGTGTGATTTACAAACAGTGGTACAGGACACGCCCACATAGTGCTGGAAGACGAACAATAAGTGCTGGGACCAAG GTCATGGCGCAAGGAGAGTTGCCGGGTGTTTTGATTCTGGATATAGGAGGAACTCATGGCGTGCTAGAAGACCTTGCAGCACTTCTGAAGAAACACTTTCACCTTATCACCATGAAGGAATTTCTTggaaacaaagaagaaatgagCAAAAAAATCCAATCTGTTTTTGTGTTTGAGTGCAGGCCAACTATTGACCGTGAGCTTCTAGAAAGCCTGCCTAATTTAAAAGTAATTGGAAACTCTGGGGTTGGAGTGGATCACTTAGACTTGAAAATGATCTCAAGCTTTGGTGTAAAAGTGACCAACACCCCAAACGCCGTGGCAGACCCAACAGCAGACATAGGAATGGCCTTGATGCTGGCCTCTGCCAGAAGACTAGTGGAAG GCTGCCAGATTGCCGTGTCTCCAGACACAAAGTATTTTGCTGTTGACTGGCTGGGAGTAGAAGTAAGCAGAGCGACACTTGGGATCATTGGGATGGGCAGCATTGGATACAAAGTGGCTCAGAGAGCCAGAGCCTTCAACATGAGGATCCTGTACCATAACAGAAACCGGAG aagaaaggaggaggaagaggctgTTGGTGCTCACTACTGTGCAAAGATGGAAGACCTGCTGCAGCAATCTGACTTCGTTATGTTGGTTGTGAACCTGACTCCTGAGACTCACAAACTGATTGGGAGAAAGGAACTGGGGCTGATGAAACCCACAGCTACTCTTATAAACATCAGCCGAG GTGCAGTTATTGATCAAGATGCATTGGTAGAAGCTCTCCGGAATAAGGTTATTagggctgcagctctggatgTGACATACCCTGAGCCTCTGCCAAG AGATCATCCTTTATTAAATTTGAATAATGTCATCATAACCCCACACATTGGAACTGCAACAGTCCAAGCCATCCATATGATGGCAGAAGAGGCAATAGCAAACATACTGGCTGTTCTCAATGACCAACCCATTCCAAGTGAAGTGTTTCCCAAATGA
- the LOC131575657 gene encoding probable 2-ketogluconate reductase isoform X2 — protein MPHSWKSSRPGHPAAGGGGGGGGGRAGKERQPALTAGKSRGSEGGDHRAEASLEPAVAGQGRVKRAGPGRSGAGPERGRAGAGPGRSGAGPERGRAGAGPGRSGAGPERGRAGAGPGRSGCAQPRAAAGSSLQLPAAAGSSSEGHVPRKTAALVSDLVVVQVMAQGELPGVLILDIGGTHGVLEDLAALLKKHFHLITMKEFLGNKEEMSKKIQSVFVFECRPTIDRELLESLPNLKVIGNSGVGVDHLDLKMISSFGVKVTNTPNAVADPTADIGMALMLASARRLVEGCQIAVSPDTKYFAVDWLGVEVSRATLGIIGMGSIGYKVAQRARAFNMRILYHNRNRRKEEEEAVGAHYCAKMEDLLQQSDFVMLVVNLTPETHKLIGRKELGLMKPTATLINISRGAVIDQDALVEALRNKVIRAAALDVTYPEPLPRDHPLLNLNNVIITPHIGTATVQAIHMMAEEAIANILAVLNDQPIPSEVFPK, from the exons ATGCCGCAttcctggaagagttcaaggccag GACACCCGgcggcgggaggaggaggaggaggaggaggagggagagcgGGGAAGGAGAGGCAGCCCGCTCTGACTGCAGGCAAGAGCAGAGGCAGCGAGGGCGGTGATCACCGTGCCGAAGCTTCCCTGGAGCCGGCGgtggccgggcagggcagggttaagcgagcggggccgggccggagcggggccgggccggagcggggccgggccggagcggggccgggccggagcggggccgggccggagcggggccgggccggagcggggccgggccggagcggggccgggccggagcggggccgggccggagcggggccgggccggagcgggtgtgcccagccccgggcagcagccgggagctccctgcagcttccagccGCCGCGGGATCGAGCTCTGAAGGGCACGTCCCCAGAAAGACAGCAGCCCTGGTTAGCGATCTGGTTGTTGTTCAG GTCATGGCGCAAGGAGAGTTGCCGGGTGTTTTGATTCTGGATATAGGAGGAACTCATGGCGTGCTAGAAGACCTTGCAGCACTTCTGAAGAAACACTTTCACCTTATCACCATGAAGGAATTTCTTggaaacaaagaagaaatgagCAAAAAAATCCAATCTGTTTTTGTGTTTGAGTGCAGGCCAACTATTGACCGTGAGCTTCTAGAAAGCCTGCCTAATTTAAAAGTAATTGGAAACTCTGGGGTTGGAGTGGATCACTTAGACTTGAAAATGATCTCAAGCTTTGGTGTAAAAGTGACCAACACCCCAAACGCCGTGGCAGACCCAACAGCAGACATAGGAATGGCCTTGATGCTGGCCTCTGCCAGAAGACTAGTGGAAG GCTGCCAGATTGCCGTGTCTCCAGACACAAAGTATTTTGCTGTTGACTGGCTGGGAGTAGAAGTAAGCAGAGCGACACTTGGGATCATTGGGATGGGCAGCATTGGATACAAAGTGGCTCAGAGAGCCAGAGCCTTCAACATGAGGATCCTGTACCATAACAGAAACCGGAG aaaggaggaggaagaggctgTTGGTGCTCACTACTGTGCAAAGATGGAAGACCTGCTGCAGCAATCTGACTTCGTTATGTTGGTTGTGAACCTGACTCCTGAGACTCACAAACTGATTGGGAGAAAGGAACTGGGGCTGATGAAACCCACAGCTACTCTTATAAACATCAGCCGAG GTGCAGTTATTGATCAAGATGCATTGGTAGAAGCTCTCCGGAATAAGGTTATTagggctgcagctctggatgTGACATACCCTGAGCCTCTGCCAAG AGATCATCCTTTATTAAATTTGAATAATGTCATCATAACCCCACACATTGGAACTGCAACAGTCCAAGCCATCCATATGATGGCAGAAGAGGCAATAGCAAACATACTGGCTGTTCTCAATGACCAACCCATTCCAAGTGAAGTGTTTCCCAAATGA
- the TXNL4A gene encoding thioredoxin-like protein 4A isoform X1 → MSYMLPHLHNGWQVDQAILSEEDRVVVIRFGHDWDPTCMKMDEVLYSIAEKVKNFAVIYLVDITEVPDFNKMYELYDPCTVMFFFRNKHIMIDLGTGNNNKINWAMEDKQEMIDIIETVYRGARKGRGLVVSPKDYSTKYRY, encoded by the exons ATGTCGTACATGCTGCCGCACTTGCACAATGGGTGGCAGGTGGACCAGGCCATCCTGTCGGAGGAGGACCGGGTCGTGGTCATCCGCTTCGGGCACGACTGGGACCCCACGTGCATGAAGATGGATGAAGTCCTGTACAGCATCGCCGAGAAG gttAAAAACTTCGCTGTTATTTATCTTGTGGACATCACAGAAGTACCAGACTTCAACAAGATGTACGAGTTGTATGATCCGTGTACCGTCATGTTTTTCTTCAG GAACAAACACATCATGATTGATTTAGGTACAGGTAATAACAACAAGATCAACTGGGCAATGGAAGATAAGCAGGAGATGATTGACATTATAGAAACTGTTTATAGAGGAGCCCGCAAAGGTCGAGGTTTGGTGGTATCGCCGAAAGATTATTCCACTAAATACAGATATTGA
- the TXNL4A gene encoding thioredoxin-like protein 4A isoform X2 — MYELYDPCTVMFFFRNKHIMIDLGTGNNNKINWAMEDKQEMIDIIETVYRGARKGRGLVVSPKDYSTKYRY, encoded by the exons ATGTACGAGTTGTATGATCCGTGTACCGTCATGTTTTTCTTCAG GAACAAACACATCATGATTGATTTAGGTACAGGTAATAACAACAAGATCAACTGGGCAATGGAAGATAAGCAGGAGATGATTGACATTATAGAAACTGTTTATAGAGGAGCCCGCAAAGGTCGAGGTTTGGTGGTATCGCCGAAAGATTATTCCACTAAATACAGATATTGA
- the HSBP1L1 gene encoding heat shock factor-binding protein 1-like protein 1, whose amino-acid sequence MAAAEPPGAVELPELAENLLCRLQENFQALTEKLTLRMEEMGERINDLEKRVADLMTEAGAENSNEELGVKTFT is encoded by the exons atGGCGGCCGCCGAGCCGCCGGGAGCCGTGGAGCTGCCGGAGCTG GCGGAAAATCTGCTCTGCCGGCTGCAGGAGAATTTTCAGGCTCTGACGGAAAAGTTAACGCTGAGAA TGGAAGAAATGGGCGAGCGCATCAATGACCTTGAGAAGCGTGTTGCTGACCTGATGACAGAGGCTGGGGCAGAAAACAGCAATGAAGAGTTGGGAGTAAAGACATTTACTtaa
- the LOC131575657 gene encoding glyoxylate/hydroxypyruvate reductase B-like isoform X1, whose product MPHSWKSSRPGHPAAGGGGGGGGGRAGKERQPALTAGKSRGSEGGDHRAEASLEPAVAGQGRVKRAGPGRSGAGPERGRAGAGPGRSGAGPERGRAGAGPGRSGAGPERGRAGAGPGRSGCAQPRAAAGSSLQLPAAAGSSSEGHVPRKTAALVSDLVVVQVMAQGELPGVLILDIGGTHGVLEDLAALLKKHFHLITMKEFLGNKEEMSKKIQSVFVFECRPTIDRELLESLPNLKVIGNSGVGVDHLDLKMISSFGVKVTNTPNAVADPTADIGMALMLASARRLVEGCQIAVSPDTKYFAVDWLGVEVSRATLGIIGMGSIGYKVAQRARAFNMRILYHNRNRRRKEEEEAVGAHYCAKMEDLLQQSDFVMLVVNLTPETHKLIGRKELGLMKPTATLINISRGAVIDQDALVEALRNKVIRAAALDVTYPEPLPRDHPLLNLNNVIITPHIGTATVQAIHMMAEEAIANILAVLNDQPIPSEVFPK is encoded by the exons ATGCCGCAttcctggaagagttcaaggccag GACACCCGgcggcgggaggaggaggaggaggaggaggagggagagcgGGGAAGGAGAGGCAGCCCGCTCTGACTGCAGGCAAGAGCAGAGGCAGCGAGGGCGGTGATCACCGTGCCGAAGCTTCCCTGGAGCCGGCGgtggccgggcagggcagggttaagcgagcggggccgggccggagcggggccgggccggagcggggccgggccggagcggggccgggccggagcggggccgggccggagcggggccgggccggagcggggccgggccggagcggggccgggccggagcggggccgggccggagcggggccgggccggagcgggtgtgcccagccccgggcagcagccgggagctccctgcagcttccagccGCCGCGGGATCGAGCTCTGAAGGGCACGTCCCCAGAAAGACAGCAGCCCTGGTTAGCGATCTGGTTGTTGTTCAG GTCATGGCGCAAGGAGAGTTGCCGGGTGTTTTGATTCTGGATATAGGAGGAACTCATGGCGTGCTAGAAGACCTTGCAGCACTTCTGAAGAAACACTTTCACCTTATCACCATGAAGGAATTTCTTggaaacaaagaagaaatgagCAAAAAAATCCAATCTGTTTTTGTGTTTGAGTGCAGGCCAACTATTGACCGTGAGCTTCTAGAAAGCCTGCCTAATTTAAAAGTAATTGGAAACTCTGGGGTTGGAGTGGATCACTTAGACTTGAAAATGATCTCAAGCTTTGGTGTAAAAGTGACCAACACCCCAAACGCCGTGGCAGACCCAACAGCAGACATAGGAATGGCCTTGATGCTGGCCTCTGCCAGAAGACTAGTGGAAG GCTGCCAGATTGCCGTGTCTCCAGACACAAAGTATTTTGCTGTTGACTGGCTGGGAGTAGAAGTAAGCAGAGCGACACTTGGGATCATTGGGATGGGCAGCATTGGATACAAAGTGGCTCAGAGAGCCAGAGCCTTCAACATGAGGATCCTGTACCATAACAGAAACCGGAG aagaaaggaggaggaagaggctgTTGGTGCTCACTACTGTGCAAAGATGGAAGACCTGCTGCAGCAATCTGACTTCGTTATGTTGGTTGTGAACCTGACTCCTGAGACTCACAAACTGATTGGGAGAAAGGAACTGGGGCTGATGAAACCCACAGCTACTCTTATAAACATCAGCCGAG GTGCAGTTATTGATCAAGATGCATTGGTAGAAGCTCTCCGGAATAAGGTTATTagggctgcagctctggatgTGACATACCCTGAGCCTCTGCCAAG AGATCATCCTTTATTAAATTTGAATAATGTCATCATAACCCCACACATTGGAACTGCAACAGTCCAAGCCATCCATATGATGGCAGAAGAGGCAATAGCAAACATACTGGCTGTTCTCAATGACCAACCCATTCCAAGTGAAGTGTTTCCCAAATGA